Proteins from a genomic interval of Oncorhynchus kisutch isolate 150728-3 linkage group LG28, Okis_V2, whole genome shotgun sequence:
- the LOC109873229 gene encoding uncharacterized protein LOC109873229 yields MRPRSRLLAKRWLPTIREGYEELVQDMNQANSRHLPPHGQAHSLSTHDYFLSICQLARPTFPQGEPDCDILTVGTLTSLRPCLRLHRLRDPVPPCLPLISKVSRHTQLEQEESQNECSGPERVVDVSSRQTSSRVVPSVSDPLEFLYGHREGLLSAACRAHDSQGRMGEGSQSVTQSRPQPPVHADSFLCSSPLTQRKNSCRELWLVDPTDQKKPNPDPAPPETSSSDQQKPDASSSFSWRFQNNPDRAPAGERGKCTRYMDHHTMVSHWIADCRSAWREARIRACMLPAIAEM; encoded by the coding sequence ATGCGACCCCGCTCCAGACTCCTAGCTAAGAGGTGGCTGCCTACCATCAGGGAGGGCTATGAGGAGCTGGTCCAGGACATGAACCAGGCCAACAGCCGCCACCTCCCTCCCCATGGTCAGGCCCACTCACTGTCTACCCATGACTACTTCCTGTCCATCTGCCAGCTCGCCCGACCAACCTTCCCCCAGGGCGAACCTGACTGTGACATCCTCACGGTGGGCACTCTGACCTCCCTGAGGCCTTGTCTGAGGCTGCACAGACTGAGGGACCCTGTgccaccctgtctccctctgaTCTCTAAGGTCAGCCGCCACACACAGTTAGAGCAGGAGGAGAGTCAGAATGAGTGTAGTGGCCCAGAGAGAGTGGTGGATGTCAGTTCACGTCAGACCTCCAGTAGGGTTGTCCCCAGTGTCTCTGACCCCCTGGAGTTCCTCTACGGTCACAGGGAAGGACTCCTCTCTGCCGCCTGTCGCGCCCATGACTCACAGGGCCGCATGGGCGAAGGGAGTCAGAGTGTGACGCAGAGTCGACCACAACCCCCGGTACATGCCGACAGTTTCCTCTGTTCCTCGCCCCTGACCCAGCGCAAAAACAGCTGCCGTGAGTTATGGCTGGTGGACCCCACTGACCAAAAGAAGCCAAACCCTGACCCTGCTCCACCAGAGACATCCTCATCAGACCAGCAGAAACCTGATGCCTCCAGCTCATTCTCATGGAGGTTCCAGAACAACCCAGACAGGGCACCTGCAGGTGAGAGGGGGAAGTGCACTCGCTACATGGACCATCACACAATGGTGTCACACTGGATCGCTGACTGTCGCTCGGCCTGGAGAGAAGCCAGAATCAGGGCATGCATGCTTCCGGCCATCGCAGAGATGTAA
- the LOC109873395 gene encoding putative monooxygenase p33MONOX, translating into MSRSGDIPALESGTPEGLLGGMSLPVGMTRRAMSYDDNMEAPMSPPPSDININNLWGRRPVVPDRRFSLLAEEDESGNALTHAATFDAGLRPHMPVVVKAKASSIIMNSLMTKQTQDSMYRFEQQAGLRDTVYTPHKGLTSEETRHHHRMPESFHKMNFQSMDMGAGHKGGQEDKQTSSAQSTPNSTPQSSPKQKRRGWFTSQSTTVTSSDLSTSSNMSVDMGADEGGGAVERWGVFGPRLVVQKSNTDTGADHTNTGGFALQSYRGAQKPTPMEVMKAQATRLADDPAVDKQAPPKMEIPTIEGSRRSARPHKLKPRDMNILTPSGF; encoded by the exons ATGTCCAGGTCAGGAGATATACCAG CCCTGGAGTCTGGGACCCCAGAGGGGCTCCTGGGAGGCATGTCCCTGCCCGTTGGCATGACCCGCCGTGCCATGAGCTATGATGACAACATGGAGGCACCCATGTCGCCCCCTCCCtctgacatcaacatcaacaacctATGGGGGAGGAGACCCGTGGTACCAGACAGAAGGTTCAGTCTTCTGGCTGAG GAGGATGAATCTGGAAATGCCCTGACCCATGCTGCCACGTTTGACGCTGGTCTCAGGCCACATATGCCAGTAGTGGTGAAAGCCAAAGCCTCCTCCATCATTATGAACTCTCTGATGACCA AGCAAACCCAGGACAGCATGTACAGGTTTGAGCAGCAGGCTGGGCTGAGAGACACTGTCTACACGCCCCACAAGGGCCTCACTTCTGAGGAGACCCGCCACCACCATCGCATGCCAGAGTCATTCCAT AAAATGAATTTTCAAAGTATGGACATGGGAGCAGGACATAAGGGAGGACAAGAGGACAAGCAAACATCATCTGCTCAGTCCACCCCAAATAGCACTCCTCAGAGCTCACCCAAACAGAAACGCAG GGGCTGGTTCACCAGCCAGAGCACAACTGTCACTAGCTCAGACCTCAGTACCAGCTCTAATATGAGTGTGGACATGGGTGCTGATGAGGGGGGAGGAGCAGTCGAACGCTGGGGTGTTTTTGGACCACGTCTGGTGGTCCAGAAATCCAATACCGACACCGGTGCGGACCACACAAACACAG GGGGTTTTGCTCTCCAGTCTTACCGCGGGGCCCAGAAGCCCACCCCCATGGAGGTGATGAAGGCCCAGGCCACTCGGTTGGCTGATGACCCTGCTGTCGACAAACAGGCCCCACCCAAGATGGAGATCCCTACCATAGAGGGCAGTAGACGGTCAGCCCGGCCGCACAAACTCAAACCTCGAGACATGAACATCCTCACTCCCTCAGGCTTCTGA